One Microcebus murinus isolate Inina chromosome 9, M.murinus_Inina_mat1.0, whole genome shotgun sequence DNA window includes the following coding sequences:
- the NOS3 gene encoding nitric oxide synthase 3, which translates to MGNLKSVAQEPGPPCGLGLGLGLGLCGKQGPATPTSEPSQAPVSPPLPAPEHSPPLTRPPEGPKFPRVKNWEVGSIAYDTLSAQAQQDGPCTPRRCLGSLVFPRKLQSRPSPGPAAPEQLLSQARAFINQYFGSIKRSGSQAHQQRLQEVEAEVAATGTYQLQESELVFGAKQAWRNAPRCVGRIQWGKLQVFDARDCRSAQEMFTYICNHIKYATNRGNLRSAITVFPQRCPGHGDFRIWNSQLVRYAGYRQQDGSVRGDPANVEITELCIQHGWAPGNGRFDVLPLLLQAPDEPPELFTLPPELVLEVPLEHPTLEWFAALDLRWYALPAVSNMLLEIGGLEFPAAPFSGWYMSTEIGMRNLCDPHRYNILEDVAVCMDLDTRTTSSLWKDKAAVEINLAVLHSYQLAKVTIVDHHAATASFMKHLENEQKARGGCPADWAWIVPPISGSLTPVFHQEMVNYFLSPAFRYQPDPWKGGAAKGAGITRKKTFKEVANAVKISASLMGTVMAKRVKATILYGSETGRAQSYAQQLGRLFRKAFDPRVLCMDEYDVVSLEHETLVLVVTSTFGNGDPPENGESFAAALMEMSGPYNSSPRPEQHKSYKIRFNSVSCSDPLVSSWRRRRKESSNTDSAGALGTLRFCVFGLGSRAYPHFCAFARAVDTRLEELGGERLLPLGQGDELCGQEEAFRGWAQAAFQASCETFCVGEDAKAAARDIFSPKQSWKRQRYRLSAHAEGLQLLPGLTHVHRRKMFQAEVLSVENLQSSKSTRATILVRLDTRGQEGLQYQPGDHIGICPPNRPGLVEALLSRVEDPPAPTEPVAVEQLEKGSPGGPPPGWVRDPRLPPCTLRQALTFFLDITSPPSPQLLRLLSTLAEEPSEQQELEALSQDPRRYEEWKWFRCPTLLEVLEQFPSVALPAPLLLTQLPLLQPRYYSVSSAPSVHPGQIHLTVAVLAYRTQDGLGPLHYGVCSTWLSQLKAGDPVPCFIRGAPSFRLPPDPSLPCILVGPGTGIAPFRGFWQERLHDIDSKGLHPAPMTLVFGCRCSQLDHLYRDEVQDAQQRGVFGRVLTAFSREPDSPKTYVQDILRTELAAEVHRVLCLERGHMFVCGDVTMATSVLQTVQRILATEGGMELEEAGDVIGVLRDQQRYHEDIFGLTLRTQEVTSRIRTQSFSLQERQLRGAVPWAFDTPAPDT; encoded by the exons ATGGGCAACTTGAAGAGTGTAGCCCAGGAGCCCGGGCCACCCTgcggcctggggctggggctgggcctcgGGCTGTGCGGCAAGCAGGGCCCGGCCACCCCCACATCAGAGCCCAGCCAGGCCCCGGTCTCCCCGCCCCTGCCGGCTCCAGAACACAG CCCCCCGCTAACCCGGCCTCCAGAGGGGCCCAAGTTCCCGCGAGTGAAGAACTGGGAGGTGGGGAGCATCGCCTACGACACCCTCAGCGCCCAGGCCCAGCAG GACGGGCCCTGCACCCCCAGACGCTGCCTGGGCTCCCTCGTCTTTCCGCGGAAGCTGCAGAGCAGGCCCTCCCCGGGCCCTGCAGCCCCTGAGCAGCTGCTGAGTCAGGCCAGGGCCTTCATCAACCAGTACTTCGGCTCCATCAAGAG gagCGGCTCCCAGGCCCACCAGCAGCGGCTCCAAGAGGTGGAAGCCGAGGTGGCAGCCACAGGCACCTACCAGCTCCAGGAGAGCGAGCTGGTGTTCGGGGCCAAGCAGGCCTGGCGCAACGCTCCCCGCTGCGTGGGCCGCATCCAGTGGGGGAAGCTGCAG GTGTTCGATGCCCGGGACTGCAGGTCTGCCCAGGAAATGTTCACCTACATCTGCAACCACATCAAGTATGCCACCAACCGCGGCAACCTTCG ctcgGCCATCACAGTGTTCCCGCAGCGCTGCCCAGGCCACGGGGACTTCCGGATCTGGAACAGCCAGCTGGTGCGCTACGCCGGCTACAGGCAGCAGGACGGCTCTGTGCGGGGGGACCCAGCCAACGTGGAGATCACCGAG CTCTGCATCCAGCACGGCTGGGCCCCGGGGAACGGCCGCTTCGACGTGCTGCCCCTGCTGCTGCAGGCCCCGGATGAGCCCCCGGAGCTCTTCACTCTGCCTCCCGAGCTGGTCCTCGAGGTGCCCCTGGAGCACCCCAC gctggagtggttCGCGGCCCTGGACCTGCGCTGGTATGCCCTCCCCGCAGTGTCCAACATGCTGCTGGAAATCGGGGGCCTGGAGTTCCCCGCGGCCCCCTTCAGCGGCTGGTACATGAGCACCGAGATCGGCATGCGCAACCTGTGCGACCCTCACCGCTACAACATCCTGGAG GATGTGGCCGTCTGCATGGACCTGGACACCCGGACAACCTCATCCTTGTGGAAAGACAAGGCGGCGGTGGAAATTAACCTGGCCGTGCTGCACAGTTACCAG CTGGCCAAAGTGACCATTGTGGACCACCACGCCGCCACAGCCTCCTTCATGAAGCACCTGGAGAACGAGCAGAAGGCCAGAGGGGGCTGCCCTGCCGACTGGGCCTGGATCGTGCCCCCCATCTCAGGCAGCCTCACCCCTGTCTTCCATCAGGAGATGGTCAACTACTTCCTGTCCCCTGCCTTCCGCTACCAG CCAGACCCCTGGAAGGGGGGTGCAGCCAAGGGTGCCGGCATCACCAGGAAGAAGACCTTCAAGGAAGTGGCCAA CGCGGTGAAGATCTCTGCCTCACTCATGGGCACGGTGATGGCGAAGCGAGTGAAGGCCACAATCCTGTACGGCTCCGAGACCGGCCGGGCCCAGAGCTACGCACAGCAGCTGGGGAGACTCTTCCGGAAGGCTTTCGACCCCCGG GTCCTGTGCATGGATGAGTATGACGTGGTGTCCCTCGAGCATGAGACGCTGGTATTGGTGGTGACCAGCACATTTGGGAACGGGGATCCCCCGGAAAATGGAGAG AGCTTCGCGGCGGCCCTCATGGAGATGTCTGGCCCCTACAACAGCTCCCCGCGGCCGGAGCAGCACAA GAGTTACAAAATCCGCTTCAACAGTGTCTCCTGCTCAGACCCACTGGTGTCCTCTTGGCGGCGGAGGAGGAAGGAGTCCAGCAACACGGACAGTGCGGGGGCCTTGGGCACCCTCAG GTTCTGTGTGTTCGGGCTGGGCTCCCGGGCATACCCCCACTTCTGTGCCTTTGCCCGCGCGGTGGACACGCGGCTGGAGGAGCTGGGCGGGGAGCGTCTGCTGCCACTGGGCCAGGGCGACGAGCTGTGCGGCCAGGAGGAGGCCTTCCGCGGCTGGGCCCAGGCTGCCTTCCAG GCCTCCTGTGAGACCTTCTGTGTCGGAGAGGACGCCAAAGCCGCCGCGCGAGACATATTCAGCCCCAAACAGAGCTGGAAGCGCCAGAGGTACCGGCTGAGTGCCCATGCCGAGGGCCTGCAGTTACTGCCAG GCCTGACCCACGTGCACAGGCGCAAGATGTTCCAGGCTGAGGTCCTCTCCGTGGAAAACCTGCAGAGCAGCAAGTCCAC CCGGGCCACAATCTTGGTGCGCCTGGACACCAGAGGCCAGGAGGGGCTGCAGTACCAGCCAGGGGACCACATAGGCATCTGCCCACCCAACCGGCCTGGCCTCGTGGAGGCGCTACTGAGCCGTGTAGAGGACCCGCCGGCACCCACCGAGCCAGTGGCAGTGGAGCAGCTGGAGAAGGGCAGCCCTG GTGGCCCTCCCCCCGGCTGGGTGCGGGACCCCCGGCTGCCCCCGTGCACGCTGCGCCAGGCTCTCACCTTCTTCCTGGACAtcacctccccacccagccctcaACTCCTTCGACTGCTCAGCACCCTGGCCGAAGAGCCCAGCGAACAGCAGGAGCTGGAGGCCCTCAGCCAG GACCCCCGGCGCTACGAGGAATGGAAGTGGTTCCGCTGCCCCACACTGCTGGAGGTGCTGGAGCAGTTCCCGTCAGTGGCCCTGCCCGCGCCCCTGCTCCTTACCCAGCTGCCTCTGCTCCAGCCCCGGTACTACTCGGTCAGCTCGGCACCCAGCGTCCACCCAGGGCAGATCCACCTCACTGTGGCCGTGCTGGCCTACAGGACCCAGG ATGGGCTGGGCCCCCTGCACTACGGCGTCTGCTCCACCTGGCTGAGCCAGCTCAAGGCTGGAGACCCCGTGCCTTGCTTCATCAGGGG GGCTCCCTCCTTCCGACTGCCGCCTGATCCCAGCTTGCCCTGCATCCTGGTGGGCCCAGGCACCGGCATTGCCCCCTTCCGGGGATTCTGGCAGGAGCGGCTGCACGACATCGACAGCAAAG GGCTGCATCCCGCCCCCATGACTTTGGTGTTCGGCTGCCGGTGCTCCCAACTCGACCATCTCTACCGCGACGAGGTGCAGGACGCCCAGCAGCGCGGGGTGTTTGGCCGCGTTCTCACCGCCTTCTCCCGGGAACCCGACAGCCCCAAG ACCTACGTGCAGGACATCCTGAGGACAGAGCTGGCTGCTGAGGTGCACCGCGTGCTGTGCCTCGAGCGGGGCCACATGTTCGTCTGCGGCGACGTCACCATGGCAACCAGCGTCCTGCAGACTGTGCAGCGAATCCTGGCGACGGAGGGCGGCATGGAGCTGGAAGAGGCCGGTGACGTCATCGGCGTGCTGCGG GATCAGCAACGCTACCACGAGGACATTTTCGGGCTCACGCTGCGCACCCAGGAGGTGACAAGCCGCATACGCACCCAGAGCTTTTCCTTGCAGGAGCGGCAGCTGCGGGGCGCGGTGCCCTGGGCGTTCGACACGCCCGCCCCAGACACCTAG